One genomic region from Anthonomus grandis grandis chromosome 1, icAntGran1.3, whole genome shotgun sequence encodes:
- the LOC126744697 gene encoding uncharacterized protein LOC126744697 isoform X2: MMNTDTANSEKGRKPHNLYKELGFESLHLDNGRMGAKCDTCNHILKNTAISRLRTHRKRCFRKSSSIDSKEGEAISLSSDDSVRSENVMTPIDRPVRRVRPLNREINSTAASTGITSDDETQEVPQEVVMEVEVNTSAPPPQSSYRVLDIVSTYILFN, encoded by the exons ATGATGAATACCGATACCGCAAACTCTGAAAAGGGCAGAAAGCCCCACAATTTATACAAGGAACTCGGATTTGAATCATTACATTTGGACAATGGAAGAATGGGAGCTAAGTGTGACACGTGCAACcatattctaaaaaatacaGCAATATCTCGCCTTCGTACACATAG AAAAAGATGTTTTCGCAAGAGCAGTAGTATTGATTCTAAAGAAGGTGAAGCCATATCATTATCGTCAGATGATAGTGTGAGGTCTGAAAATGTAATGACACCCATCGATAGGCCAGTTAGACGGGTTAGACCACTTAACAGGGAAATTAATTCTACTGCTGCGTCTACTGGAATAACTTCTGACGATGAAACTCAAGAAGTGCCCCAAGAAGTGGTTATGGAAGTTGAAGTAAACACAAGTGCCCCTCCTCCCCAATCTTCATATAGAGTTTTAGATATTGTAAGTACCTACATACTTTTCAATTGA